The nucleotide window CGTCCATCGGCAAGTTCTACGCCCACCATCAGATCAAGGCCGGGAGCGTCGTTACTCTGGAACGTCTCTCGGAACGCAAATATCGCCTCAGCGCCCCCGCAAATGGGGAGTCGAACGGCCGCCCTAAGGCGGCTGAATTTTTTGCGGGCATAGGTCTGGTTCGCCTGGCCCTTGAGCGGCAAGGTTGGGACGTCGTCTTCGCGAATGACATCTGCGAAGACAAAGCGCAGATGTACCAAACGAACTGGCCGTCCGATGACCATTTGGTCGTCGAAGACATCCACAAGCTCAAAGCGAAAGACATCCCCGATTGCGACCTGTTTACCGCGTCGTTCCCTTGTAATGACTTGTCGATCGCCGGTCGGTGGGAGGGACTGTCCGGCAAGGAGTCTTCAGCATTCTGGGGACTAACATCGCTGCTTGAGAATTTAAAGGATCGCGCCCCGCGACTCGTGTTGCTGGAAAACGTCGTTGGGTTCTTGATGAGTCGTGGCGGCCAAGATTTCGAGCAGGCGCTATTGGAACTCAATCGACTGGGTTACACCGCCGACGCGGTGATCCTCAACGCGCAACGCTGGGTGCCGCAAAGTCGGGCACGACTATTCGTGATTGCCCAGCGCGACGAGGGCGGCGAGCGAAATACACTGGCTCAAGAGAGCGACGCACGTTCCGAAGCGTTGTGCAAGTTCATCTTTGCAAACCAGCACATTCGCTGGAACATTCGATCACTGCCCCGCTTGCCCAAGCCGCAGAAGCAACTCACCGACATTCTCGAAGACCTACCCGACAACGATAAGCATTGGTGGAATCAAGAGCGCACAGATTACTTTATGTCGCAACTGAGCAACCGGCATCGCGAGCAGGCCGATCGCATGATTCGCGGTCGCTCTTACAGCTATGCGACCGCTTTCCGTCGCGTGCGCTATGGTAAGAGCATGGCCGAGCTGCGGACTGACGGTATCGCGGGCTGCCTACGTACCCCGCGAGGTGGCAGCGGTCGCCAGATTCTTTTCAAAGCGGGGCGCGGCAAATACCGAGTGCGACTCCTTACCGCTCGCGAATGCGCCAGGCTTCAAGGTGTGCCGGATAGCTTCAAGATCGAAGTGTCGCTTAATCAAGCATTGTTCGGCTTCGGCGACGCCGTTTGCGTGCCAGCCGTTGAATGGTTGATTGAGAAGTATGTTGGATCGTTGACCCGATAGTCACTCAAAAAATCTCAGGGGCCAAGTAGTGTCCATAGAGGCTGACGCAATTCGTGCCCTGGCTACGTGGTACGGGAACCTTTCGCTCTATCGAGACAAACTGCCAGCTATGGGGACGCTCTGCGCGGCGCTCGTGGTCTTGCAGAGACTGCGCACTGACTTCGATCTCGATATTGAGCGCCACGTGGCCGAACAGGGTGCTCAGATTGCGACACTCTCGGCGGAATCGGTCGCACGAGTGCTCGCCGAATATGGCGAGACTAGGCAACTCACCAAGGTAGGCGGACGAACAAACCGAGGCGCACGCGGTGACATCGCTGACTTACTTCAGACGATCAAAGGACTTGATCTGGCAACCGAAAGTAGGGAACTAGCGTTAACGGCAATGCAGCGGCACATTGTTGATAACTACGTTGCTCTGCATTTCAAGAAAAAGCGAGTCAAAGCTAGGTTCAACGCTGATCACGATGCAGGCAATTTGATTTCAGAAATCCTGGCCAATGCCCAAACGAGCGGCAAGGCTGGCGCGGTGGCCGAATACCTTATCGGAGCCAAACTCGCACTGATCTACCCAGAAATTGAAATCCGTAACAAACCGTATAGCTCTGGTGACGATCAAGTAGGTCACGAAGGCGATTTTCAGGTCAACAGGACTGTGTTTCACGTCACAGTCGCTCCAATGGCTGGCGTTTACTCCAAAATCCAGGCAAACCTCGATCGAGGACTCAAAGCGCTACTTCTT belongs to Planctomycetota bacterium and includes:
- a CDS encoding DUF4928 family protein, with translation MGTLCAALVVLQRLRTDFDLDIERHVAEQGAQIATLSAESVARVLAEYGETRQLTKVGGRTNRGARGDIADLLQTIKGLDLATESRELALTAMQRHIVDNYVALHFKKKRVKARFNADHDAGNLISEILANAQTSGKAGAVAEYLIGAKLALIYPEIEIRNKPYSSGDDQVGHEGDFQVNRTVFHVTVAPMAGVYSKIQANLDRGLKALLLVPRSKLEGASQNVAMLSKPGVGVDSIEAYLGRNIDELAKS
- the dcm gene encoding DNA (cytosine-5-)-methyltransferase, whose protein sequence is MPVKDKTRQLEVTAGNLRNNHLYVNKHLDFFPADVIGTPRKNGNGDHRVEIVLDGLNTCVKTDIGSDRRTGKSRGFIRERASIGKFYAHHQIKAGSVVTLERLSERKYRLSAPANGESNGRPKAAEFFAGIGLVRLALERQGWDVVFANDICEDKAQMYQTNWPSDDHLVVEDIHKLKAKDIPDCDLFTASFPCNDLSIAGRWEGLSGKESSAFWGLTSLLENLKDRAPRLVLLENVVGFLMSRGGQDFEQALLELNRLGYTADAVILNAQRWVPQSRARLFVIAQRDEGGERNTLAQESDARSEALCKFIFANQHIRWNIRSLPRLPKPQKQLTDILEDLPDNDKHWWNQERTDYFMSQLSNRHREQADRMIRGRSYSYATAFRRVRYGKSMAELRTDGIAGCLRTPRGGSGRQILFKAGRGKYRVRLLTARECARLQGVPDSFKIEVSLNQALFGFGDAVCVPAVEWLIEKYVGSLTR